DNA from Gemmatimonadota bacterium:
CCTCCCAATACGCCCACATATCATCGGGATCTTCAAACTTCAGATCATCCCAATTCGTCCATCGAAAACGCGTAATAATCGCCATGCGAATCTCATCGCTACAATTCATACTCGCGCTGTGAATCAAATGACTGTGCCAGAGCATCGCGGACCCCGCCGGTCCAGAAATCTCCTCATAATCCGCTTCATCCCAATCGAGAATCTCCAGCGGCCTCGTCGAACGCGGCTCGCCCTCGTAAATCGGCAAATCGTAAAACTTCTTACCCAGACTCACCCGCGAATGGGTCTTAAAATAATCCGCCATGTGTTTATGCGTCCCCGGCCACACGCAGGTACCCCCGCCCTGGGGCTTCACATCATTGAGATACAGCGTAATACCCACCGTCCAATTATTTACAACGCCGCTGCCAAGCCCGTGCCCATCCATATGATTACCCCTGGGACCTACCCATTCCCCACCCTGTGGAAATCGCAAATTCGCCGACGTAATTGGTGGATGCAAAGGCGCCAAACGCCCTTTCCCAGCCAACTCCTCAACTATACTGTACAGCGGCGAATCGTAAATCAACGCGTGAAACGCCGCGTGACCATCCATCCCCTGAGACCCCTCTTTCCCAACCCACGTAGAAGGATCATTGCGATCCACCGGCAAATGATCCCAGATCACATCTCGCGCGGCTTCCATCTGCTCGGGCGTCACCACATCGCGTTTAATCACATAGCCCTTCTCCCGAAACACCTCTTTATCATCAACCGTTAAATACGCCATCACACACTCCTTCCATCGGCGATATACCGCTCGACCATCTCCCTGAATTCGCACACAATACCCGGTTCTCTGCCAAACTTATTATACGACTCAAACGGATCATCTCCCATATGATAAAGCTGACCCCTTGACCCCGGCACGGGATCCGCGCCCGCACACCCATCCACGCCGCGCCCCATATCTCCGGAATTATCACAATCGACAATCAACTTCCAATCCCCTCGCCGAATCGAAAACACCCCCATGCAGGAATGGTGTATCAAATCATCCCGAACAGACTCGTTCTCCCCCATCAACGCGGGCAAAAAACTCGCACTATCTTCCCCCGCATCCTCTGGAAGCGTCTCCTCCACAATATCCGCCACAGTCGCCATAAAATCCTGCAACCCGACCAGCGCATCGCAAACCGAATTGGGCGCAACAACACCCGGCCAGCGCGCGATAAACGGCTCTCTGTGTCCCCCCTCCCAGATAAACCCCTTAAAACCGCGCCAATCACCACAGGACTTGTGACCATACGTGCGCCCATTACAGCCCGGCAAAGCACCATTATCACTCGTCACAATAACCAGCGTATTATCCGCCAACCCACAGCGATCCAGCGCATCCATCACCTGCCCCACCATCCAGTCAACCAGCGCGACCATATCCCCCCGGGGACCCGCCTCACTCGCACCGCGCAAAAACTCCGGCACACATTCGACCGTACACGGTTCGTGCGGCGCAGAAGCCGCCAGATAGAGAAAAAAGGGCGTATCTTCATCCTTTGCCCGCTCCTCAATATACGCCACAGCCTTCTCTGTAAAAGCCGGATCCGCTTCCTTGTGGTCCCAATCCGGAACCATCAACCCGCGCCGACCACCCGCCATCTCAATCGGCTTTTGCACACTCGGAATACCCACCGTCTGATCCTGATCGATAAAACAATAAGGCGGTTGCGCCGTCGAACAACCCGATGTCCCGTAAAACCTGTCAAACCCCAGTTCAATCGGTCCGCCCGCAATAGGCTTTGAAAAATCGATCTTATCTTCCTCCACCGGATCGGGTGATCCACCCGGCCAGGGCAGGGGCTGATCAAAATCAAACACCTCGCCATCCTTCACACCCCAGCCCAAACCCAAATGCCACTTGCCAAAACACCCCGTGTGATAGCCACACTTTTTCAACAAAGAAGCCACCGTCAGGCGCTCGGGCTCAATCAATGGCAATTCGTAATTGAACAACACATGGGCCTTCAATTCTGTGCGCCAGCAATAACGCCCGGTCAAAATACCATATCGCGTGGGCGTACACACCGCCGAAGGCGAATGTGCATCCGTAAACCGCATCCCCTCGCGCGCCAACCGATCCATATACGGCGTGGGGATCTTCGACTGCGGATTATAACACCCCACATCGCCATAGCCCATATCATCGGCGAGGATATAAACAATATTCGGACGTGTATTAGGCATCTCTAACCTCTCATATTAACCCACGGCTCATCCCCCGACACATCGACCAGCACCTCACCGTCGAACTTAGCGGGAGACAAAATCGCCAGAAAAACCAGATCTTCATCCCCGGCATTATACGTCCCGTGCACCATATCCATCGGAATATGCGCAGCATCTCCCGGACCCAGAATTTGCGAATCCCTATCCACCCACTGTTCCGCCGTCCCCGCAACCACGTAAATAATCTCTTCCATACACGGATGGCGATGAAACGCATGCGCCTTGCCCGGCGGCATCGTCACCCGCACCAGCAACAAATGATCCGCCTCGGTCAATCCCTCCCGACTGATCCACTCGTGCGGTCCCCACGGCAATTCCTCCACCTGCACATCGCCTTGTGAGATAAACCTGAGCACATCGGATTTTGACATCGCTCACTCCTTGCAATACCATCTGATATTTCTTTGTCGCACTCAGTAAGACCAAATAAACCAGGAGCGGGGTACAACTGAGACAGCAGTTCATTAGCCAGAATTAGCCAGAATTAGCCAGAATTAGCCAAACCTTTTATTTACAAATAGTTTTATCAGGTAGTTCGAGAATAAGCCATTAATTAGCCAGATTAAGCCAAACTTGAGCCAACACCTCAAGTTACAAACGATTCCACCGTGCTCTTCGTCCTCGACCTTTGGACACCGCTAGCCCAAGCATCCTCAGAATAGCCAAATCTTCCCGCACCTGCCTTTGGCTGGCCTGCAACTTCATCTGGGCATATATCTCGCGCAGTGCCAGACCCTGGCCTGCCGGATCCAGCATAGCGAGAATCGCCTGTTGCCGCTCGGTCAAATCTCGTCCCACGCGCTGGGGGGGTACATATTGGCTGGGGCGAAAGCGCACCGTCACACAACCGGACACATCCTCAATCTCAGGCTGCGGCAAACCGGCAGATGTCGTCAGTTCCGCCATCTTGATCGTACCGCGTCCCCATTGCTCAATAATGCCCCGTCGGTAGAATACACCAGCGATCAAGGGATTCCAAGGCAGCGACTCGTGCGTCTCAAACAATTTCTCCGCAGTCAACCCAAAATGCAGCGAACCGGACGAAGTCACCTCGAGGCGGTCGTCGTATATCGCCACGGCCACCGAGCCACCGCCGATTGAGTAATCCCGATGGCATAGTGCGTTCGCCAATGCCTCGCGTAGCGCGACTGGCGGATAGAGCGGCTCATCTACCCGCTCGAAGAGATTTGGGATGATGCGCCCCGCTATAGGTAAATTTTCGATCATAAAACGCTCTGCCCTTGTAAGCAAGGTGAAAGCGTTGCCGCG
Protein-coding regions in this window:
- a CDS encoding cupin domain-containing protein, whose product is MSKSDVLRFISQGDVQVEELPWGPHEWISREGLTEADHLLLVRVTMPPGKAHAFHRHPCMEEIIYVVAGTAEQWVDRDSQILGPGDAAHIPMDMVHGTYNAGDEDLVFLAILSPAKFDGEVLVDVSGDEPWVNMRG
- a CDS encoding phytanoyl-CoA dioxygenase family protein; translation: MAYLTVDDKEVFREKGYVIKRDVVTPEQMEAARDVIWDHLPVDRNDPSTWVGKEGSQGMDGHAAFHALIYDSPLYSIVEELAGKGRLAPLHPPITSANLRFPQGGEWVGPRGNHMDGHGLGSGVVNNWTVGITLYLNDVKPQGGGTCVWPGTHKHMADYFKTHSRVSLGKKFYDLPIYEGEPRSTRPLEILDWDEADYEEISGPAGSAMLWHSHLIHSASMNCSDEIRMAIITRFRWTNWDDLKFEDPDDMWAYWEGM
- a CDS encoding arylsulfatase; the protein is MPNTRPNIVYILADDMGYGDVGCYNPQSKIPTPYMDRLAREGMRFTDAHSPSAVCTPTRYGILTGRYCWRTELKAHVLFNYELPLIEPERLTVASLLKKCGYHTGCFGKWHLGLGWGVKDGEVFDFDQPLPWPGGSPDPVEEDKIDFSKPIAGGPIELGFDRFYGTSGCSTAQPPYCFIDQDQTVGIPSVQKPIEMAGGRRGLMVPDWDHKEADPAFTEKAVAYIEERAKDEDTPFFLYLAASAPHEPCTVECVPEFLRGASEAGPRGDMVALVDWMVGQVMDALDRCGLADNTLVIVTSDNGALPGCNGRTYGHKSCGDWRGFKGFIWEGGHREPFIARWPGVVAPNSVCDALVGLQDFMATVADIVEETLPEDAGEDSASFLPALMGENESVRDDLIHHSCMGVFSIRRGDWKLIVDCDNSGDMGRGVDGCAGADPVPGSRGQLYHMGDDPFESYNKFGREPGIVCEFREMVERYIADGRSV